CCAGCTCTTCATCCCACCGGCGAACTCCCTGGGCGAGACCGTAGCGTTTCGCCAGCACCACCGAGGACACCGCGGCTCCGGTGTCGTAACCGGCCTTCGCAAGCCACTCCGGAAGGGTGTCGAAGGACTCCTCGAGGACGAAGGTGCCGTTGTCGCGCACGCCGTGGCGCGGCGGCTCGAGGCCGGTGAGGATCGAGGCATGGCTGGGAAGGGTGATCGGCGCCGCCGTATCGCAGCGCTCGAACAGCACGCCGCGCCCGGCCAGGGTGTCGAAGTTCGGCGTCCGCGCGGGTTGGTAGCCGTAGGCCCCGAGATGATCGGCACGCAGCGTGTCGAGGGTCACCAGCACCAGGTTGAGCGGTCCGGAATCCGCTGCCGGCGTCGCCCCGGCAGAGCCGAAAGGCACCAGGAGCGTGACAATCAAGAGGAGATGTTTCATGGCGCGAGTCCTCGGCCCCGACGAGTCGAACCTGCGGGCAGAGGAATCATTCCACAGGTCGGCGCCCGAGCGACCACCCTACAGATCGAACAGGGTCCGCTGACGCCCGGGCGGCCGGCGGAAGGCGGCGGTCGAGAGCTCGACGCCGCGGCGGTCGAGGCCGAGGCGCCGGCGGTGACCGTGGAAGAGGTCGCGGATCTGCTCCGCAAAGGCGCCCTGGCCGCGGAAGCGGTGGCCGAAGCGCGGGTCGTTGAGGCGCCCGTCGCGCATCGAGCGCAGGCGGTTCAGGACCTTGTCCTTGCGCTCCGGATAGTGGCGCTCGAGCCAATCCTCGAAGAGCTCGCCGACGGCCCCCGGAAGGCGCAGAATCAAATAGCCGGCAAAGCCGGCTCCGGCCTCCGAGGCGGCGGCGAGGAGGGTCGGGATCTCGTGATCGGTGAGGCCAGGAACGATCGGCGACATCAGGACACCGCAGGGCACGCCGGCGTCGGACAGCCGGCGCAGCGCCTCCAGCCGGCGCCGCGGATGGGAAGCGCGCGGCTCGAGGCGCGCCGCCAGCTCACCATCGAGGGTGGTGATCGAGAGGCAAACCGCCGCCGCCCGGTAGCGAGCCAACTGGGTCAGGAGGTCGAGATCACGCAGCACCCGGGCACTCTTGGTCACCACCACCACCGGATGGCGCGCCTCGGCCAGGACCTCGAGACATCCGCGGGTGATCCGCAGGCGCTCCTCGGCGGGCTGATAGGGATCGGTGACGCCACTGAGGGCCAGCGTCTGGGGTCGCCAGCGCGGGGCTGACAGCTCGCGGCGGAGGAGCTCCGCAGCGTTCTCCTTGACCAGGATCTTGGACTCGAAGTCGAGGCCCGGCGAGAAGCCGAGGTACTCGTGAGTCGGGCGCGCGTAGCAGTAGCTGCAGCCATGCTCGCAGCCGCGGTAGGGATTGATCGATGCGTCGAAGGGGATGTCCGGACTGTCGTTGCGGGCGATGATCGAGCGACTGCTGTCGCGGCGCAGCTCGGTGATCACCCGCTCCGGCGGCGGCTGGTCCGAGACCACCCGCAGGCGCTCGAAGCGCCCGACGGGATTGACGCCGGCGCCCCGACCGCGGACATTCGCTGACTTACGCTCCATTTACGCCATCA
This Acidobacteriota bacterium DNA region includes the following protein-coding sequences:
- a CDS encoding PA0069 family radical SAM protein encodes the protein MERKSANVRGRGAGVNPVGRFERLRVVSDQPPPERVITELRRDSSRSIIARNDSPDIPFDASINPYRGCEHGCSYCYARPTHEYLGFSPGLDFESKILVKENAAELLRRELSAPRWRPQTLALSGVTDPYQPAEERLRITRGCLEVLAEARHPVVVVTKSARVLRDLDLLTQLARYRAAAVCLSITTLDGELAARLEPRASHPRRRLEALRRLSDAGVPCGVLMSPIVPGLTDHEIPTLLAAASEAGAGFAGYLILRLPGAVGELFEDWLERHYPERKDKVLNRLRSMRDGRLNDPRFGHRFRGQGAFAEQIRDLFHGHRRRLGLDRRGVELSTAAFRRPPGRQRTLFDL